The Antarcticibacterium sp. 1MA-6-2 genome has a window encoding:
- a CDS encoding hydroxymethylglutaryl-CoA lyase, protein MDEIKLIECPRDAMQGIKAFIPTDKKVQYIQSLLRCGFDTIDFGSFVSPKAIPQMADTSQVLAGLDLSLTRSKLLAIIANTRGAEDASKHPEINYLGYPFSISENFQMRNTHKTIAESVETLGEILEIADQSGKEVVAYLSMGFGNPYGDPWNVEIVGEWTEKLSGMGVKILSLSDTIGSSTPDVIEYLFSNLIPRYPSIEFGAHLHTTPGSWHEKVDAAYLAGCRRFDGAIQGFGGCPMAKDELTGNMPTEKVVSYVTSKKAESHIKMTSFESAYNEATKIFTVYH, encoded by the coding sequence ATGGATGAAATCAAATTAATTGAATGTCCGCGGGACGCTATGCAAGGCATTAAAGCCTTTATACCCACAGATAAAAAAGTTCAATACATCCAGTCGCTACTTAGATGCGGATTTGATACCATAGATTTTGGCAGTTTTGTCTCTCCCAAAGCCATTCCTCAAATGGCCGATACTTCCCAGGTTTTGGCAGGATTGGACTTATCTTTAACCAGGAGTAAACTTTTGGCGATAATTGCAAATACCAGGGGGGCAGAGGATGCTTCCAAACACCCGGAAATAAATTATTTGGGATATCCATTTTCAATTTCTGAAAACTTTCAAATGAGGAATACTCATAAAACCATAGCAGAATCTGTTGAGACTCTGGGGGAAATTTTAGAAATCGCTGATCAATCCGGCAAGGAGGTAGTGGCATATTTATCTATGGGCTTCGGAAATCCTTACGGGGACCCATGGAATGTCGAAATTGTAGGGGAGTGGACAGAAAAACTTTCGGGAATGGGAGTAAAAATTCTCTCTCTTTCAGATACTATTGGAAGTTCCACGCCAGATGTAATCGAATATCTTTTTTCTAATCTAATTCCGCGTTATCCTTCCATAGAGTTTGGTGCACATCTGCATACTACGCCGGGTTCATGGCACGAAAAAGTTGATGCGGCATATTTGGCAGGTTGCAGAAGATTTGATGGTGCTATTCAGGGATTTGGAGGTTGCCCTATGGCAAAAGATGAGTTAACAGGTAATATGCCTACAGAAAAAGTTGTTTCCTATGTCACTTCTAAAAAAGCTGAAAGTCATATTAAAATGACCAGCTTTGAGTCGGCCTATAATGAGGCGACAAAGATTTTTACAGTCTATCATTAG
- a CDS encoding NAD(P)H-dependent oxidoreductase produces MNNYIDALNWRYATKIFDKNKKVSPGDLEKLMAGIQLSASSYGLQPYEVFIIEDEEIREKLKSVAWNQTQITDASHLIVFASYTEISEKHIEAYLQTISKARNVSMEELAGFRTMLQNTILQQSKEAQAIWTAKQAYIALGNLLSAAANMKIDTCPMEGFNAEEFDNLLNLKEKGLKTTVIAPIGYRSVEDQTQFVPKVRKSKKQLFHLV; encoded by the coding sequence ATGAATAATTACATTGATGCTCTTAACTGGCGATACGCCACAAAAATATTTGATAAAAACAAAAAGGTTTCTCCTGGAGACCTGGAAAAATTAATGGCAGGAATACAACTTTCTGCTTCCTCCTATGGCTTACAGCCCTATGAAGTGTTTATCATTGAAGATGAAGAAATTCGGGAAAAACTGAAATCTGTTGCATGGAATCAAACTCAAATTACCGACGCTTCACATCTAATTGTTTTTGCCAGTTACACCGAAATTTCAGAAAAGCATATTGAAGCTTACCTGCAAACTATCAGTAAAGCACGGAATGTGTCTATGGAAGAACTTGCTGGATTCCGCACCATGCTTCAAAATACCATTTTACAACAATCCAAAGAGGCCCAGGCTATTTGGACTGCCAAGCAGGCGTACATTGCTTTGGGCAACCTTCTTTCAGCTGCAGCCAATATGAAAATTGACACCTGTCCTATGGAAGGATTCAATGCTGAAGAATTTGACAATCTTCTTAACTTAAAAGAGAAAGGTCTCAAAACTACAGTTATTGCACCAATTGGCTACAGAAGTGTAGAGGATCAAACTCAATTTGTTCCAAAAGTCAGGAAAAGCAAAAAACAATTATTCCACTTAGTATAA
- the trpB gene encoding tryptophan synthase subunit beta, whose amino-acid sequence MTYQVNEKGYYGDFGGAYIPEMLYPNVEELRSRYLDVMKEESFQKEFKELLKEYVGRPTPLYYAERFSKKYKTKVYLKREDLCHTGAHKVNNTIGQILMAKRLGKTRIIAETGAGQHGVATATVCALMGLECIVYMGEVDIKRQAPNVARMKMLGATVVPALSGSRTLKDATNEAIRDWINNPVNTHYIIGSVVGPHPYPDMVARFQSVVSEEVKKQLLEKENRENPDYVVACVGGGSNAAGLYYHYLDNPEVKIIAVEAAGKGILTGESAATSALGKEGIIHGSKTLLMQTEDGQITEPYSISAGLDYPGIGPMHANLFKTGRAEFISITDDDAMKAGLQLAKLEGIIPAIETSHALAIFEDRKFNEDDVIVVNLSGRGDKDLSSYIEYFNL is encoded by the coding sequence ATGACATATCAGGTTAATGAAAAAGGTTATTACGGAGATTTTGGGGGAGCTTACATTCCCGAAATGCTTTATCCCAATGTGGAAGAATTAAGGTCCCGCTACCTTGATGTAATGAAGGAGGAATCTTTTCAAAAAGAGTTTAAAGAACTTCTGAAGGAATATGTGGGACGGCCTACTCCGTTGTATTATGCTGAAAGATTCAGTAAAAAATACAAGACAAAAGTTTACCTGAAGCGGGAAGATCTTTGCCACACAGGGGCTCATAAAGTCAATAATACTATTGGACAGATCTTGATGGCTAAAAGGCTGGGAAAAACCCGGATTATTGCAGAAACCGGGGCCGGGCAACATGGAGTGGCAACAGCAACTGTTTGTGCGTTAATGGGACTGGAATGTATTGTTTACATGGGTGAAGTCGATATTAAACGGCAGGCACCTAACGTGGCGAGGATGAAAATGCTTGGTGCTACAGTTGTCCCTGCTTTATCTGGCAGCCGCACTTTAAAAGATGCTACCAATGAAGCGATCAGGGACTGGATAAATAATCCGGTAAATACTCATTATATAATTGGTTCAGTCGTGGGACCACACCCTTACCCGGATATGGTAGCCAGGTTTCAAAGTGTAGTTTCAGAAGAAGTCAAAAAACAACTTCTGGAAAAAGAGAATCGTGAAAATCCCGATTATGTAGTGGCTTGTGTGGGAGGAGGAAGCAACGCGGCAGGTTTATATTATCATTATTTAGACAATCCGGAGGTTAAAATAATTGCAGTAGAAGCTGCCGGAAAGGGAATACTTACGGGAGAAAGTGCTGCAACCTCAGCATTGGGAAAAGAAGGAATAATTCACGGTAGTAAAACCTTGCTGATGCAAACGGAAGACGGGCAAATCACAGAACCTTATTCAATTTCAGCAGGATTGGATTATCCCGGGATTGGACCCATGCATGCAAACCTTTTTAAAACCGGAAGAGCAGAATTTATTTCGATCACAGATGATGACGCTATGAAGGCGGGTCTACAACTGGCTAAACTGGAAGGTATAATTCCGGCTATTGAAACTTCACACGCCCTTGCCATTTTTGAAGATAGAAAATTTAATGAGGACGATGTAATTGTTGTTAATCTTTCGGGACGTGGGGATAAAGACCTTAGTTCTTATATAGAGTACTTTAATTTGTAA
- a CDS encoding rhodanese-like domain-containing protein: protein MKNLTQDQWKEGLAADENAEILDVRTEEEFIEGYIPEATNIDIYKGQGFIDRINELDKSKNYYVYCRSGARSAQACALMDQQGFQNAYNLMGGITEWEGEITK from the coding sequence ATGAAAAATCTTACACAGGACCAATGGAAAGAAGGATTAGCAGCCGACGAAAATGCTGAAATCCTTGATGTTAGAACTGAAGAGGAATTTATAGAAGGTTATATTCCCGAGGCAACTAATATAGATATTTATAAAGGACAGGGATTTATTGATCGAATTAATGAACTCGATAAATCAAAAAATTACTACGTCTATTGCCGATCCGGAGCGCGTAGTGCACAGGCTTGTGCTTTAATGGACCAGCAAGGATTTCAAAATGCCTATAATTTAATGGGTGGAATTACTGAATGGGAAGGTGAGATCACAAAATAA
- a CDS encoding 30S ribosomal protein THX, with protein MGRGDKKTKRGKIALGTHGRLRPKRKKFKIKPTTMADQDKKELQ; from the coding sequence ATGGGTAGAGGTGATAAGAAAACAAAACGCGGAAAAATTGCTCTTGGAACCCACGGAAGGTTAAGGCCTAAACGGAAAAAGTTTAAGATCAAACCAACCACAATGGCTGACCAGGATAAGAAAGAACTTCAATAA
- a CDS encoding SRPBCC family protein gives MKYSKQIIIALPRAEVFNKLEDPAYLKYWQQGFISFISLGDQRGAVGSRAKLKYKIGHREIVIIETVTKRVFPKKLHVIYESEGVFNSQKSYFEEEPDNSTLWITDNEFKFSGFMRIIGFLKAGSFKKQTQQFMEDFKAFAEEGKRIDKN, from the coding sequence AATATTCCAAACAAATAATTATTGCCCTGCCACGAGCAGAAGTATTTAATAAACTGGAAGATCCTGCTTATCTCAAATACTGGCAACAAGGATTTATTTCATTTATTTCATTAGGAGACCAAAGAGGAGCTGTAGGCTCCCGGGCAAAACTGAAATATAAAATAGGCCACAGAGAAATCGTTATAATTGAAACCGTTACCAAAAGAGTATTTCCAAAGAAGCTACACGTTATATACGAATCAGAGGGAGTTTTTAATTCTCAAAAAAGTTATTTTGAAGAAGAACCAGATAATTCTACCTTGTGGATCACAGATAATGAATTTAAATTTTCCGGATTTATGAGGATCATCGGGTTTTTAAAGGCAGGATCTTTTAAAAAGCAAACTCAACAATTTATGGAAGATTTTAAAGCCTTTGCAGAAGAAGGAAAAAGAATAGATAAAAATTAA
- a CDS encoding rhodanese-like domain-containing protein — translation MKILKLIVGLALVISCGSCKDAAATDIHTVTPAEMQNHLKYDDNVQVVDVQPEEEYQKSHLLNARNIIYDKDFRKKLDKLDKSRPVALYCTTGKVSPEAAQILKDAGFLHIYVLEGGIKKWRDDTSENGKK, via the coding sequence ATGAAAATTCTAAAGCTTATAGTAGGATTAGCTCTTGTTATATCTTGTGGAAGTTGTAAAGATGCGGCTGCAACCGATATTCATACAGTTACCCCTGCAGAGATGCAAAATCATCTGAAGTATGATGACAATGTTCAGGTTGTAGACGTCCAGCCAGAAGAAGAATATCAAAAATCCCATCTTCTTAATGCGCGCAATATAATCTATGATAAGGACTTCAGAAAAAAATTAGATAAACTTGATAAATCCAGGCCCGTTGCACTTTATTGTACCACGGGAAAAGTAAGCCCTGAGGCTGCACAAATTCTTAAAGATGCTGGTTTTCTCCACATCTACGTATTAGAAGGTGGAATTAAAAAGTGGCGGGATGACACAAGCGAGAACGGGAAAAAATAA
- a CDS encoding YdeI family protein, which produces MAKAENAEAYIEAHEKWKDELVILRSFLKSFPFEEAIKWGAPVYTYKGKNLIGLAAFKKHYGLWFFDGSQLQENTAFLHNAQEGKTKTLRQIRFSKETVLNIPALRPYVQEAIQLIDQGNISKPDLSKTVKMTQEFEERLKKEQDLETEFSNLSPGKQREYISYIQEATRLETKEKRFEKIIPLIRDGKGLNDKYKK; this is translated from the coding sequence ATGGCCAAAGCTGAAAACGCAGAGGCATATATAGAAGCTCATGAAAAATGGAAGGATGAACTTGTGATTCTAAGATCGTTCCTAAAATCTTTTCCATTCGAGGAAGCTATAAAATGGGGAGCTCCCGTGTATACTTATAAAGGTAAAAATCTAATAGGCCTGGCAGCTTTTAAAAAACATTACGGATTATGGTTTTTTGATGGTTCTCAACTTCAGGAGAATACAGCTTTTCTGCACAATGCCCAGGAAGGCAAGACCAAAACTCTCAGGCAGATAAGGTTTTCCAAAGAGACGGTACTTAATATTCCTGCTTTGAGACCATATGTGCAGGAGGCAATACAATTAATAGACCAGGGAAATATATCCAAACCCGACCTCTCAAAAACGGTAAAAATGACTCAGGAATTCGAGGAGCGCCTTAAAAAAGAACAAGATCTTGAAACTGAATTTTCGAATTTGTCTCCCGGTAAACAAAGAGAATACATTTCTTATATTCAAGAAGCAACAAGATTAGAAACAAAGGAGAAGAGATTTGAAAAGATCATCCCTCTAATCAGGGACGGGAAAGGTTTAAATGACAAATACAAAAAATAA
- a CDS encoding YceI family protein, with protein MKKNVLKGATASVIILTTLSFTTLKKEIQIKESQVTWTGKKVTGSHTGTIQLKDGHFNVEDGKLIGGEFIIDMTSITVTDLSGDGKRDLEGHLKSEDFFGVENHPVSKLVITKVAKKNDNTYAVTGNLTIKNITHPINFDLDWKENSASTKLSIDRSKYNVKYGSGSFFQNLGDKTIYDNFDLEVDLKF; from the coding sequence ATGAAAAAGAATGTTTTAAAAGGTGCAACGGCATCAGTAATTATTTTGACCACTCTATCCTTTACAACTTTAAAAAAGGAAATTCAAATTAAAGAAAGCCAGGTAACCTGGACAGGAAAAAAAGTAACTGGTTCTCATACGGGTACGATCCAACTGAAAGATGGTCATTTTAACGTAGAAGATGGGAAGTTAATAGGAGGAGAATTTATAATTGATATGACTTCTATTACAGTAACAGATCTTTCCGGTGACGGAAAAAGAGATTTAGAAGGGCATCTAAAATCTGAGGACTTTTTTGGAGTAGAAAACCATCCTGTCTCAAAACTGGTCATTACCAAGGTGGCGAAAAAGAATGATAATACTTACGCTGTGACTGGTAATCTTACCATTAAAAATATAACACATCCTATTAATTTTGATCTTGACTGGAAGGAAAATTCCGCTTCTACCAAACTATCCATAGATCGTTCTAAATACAATGTAAAATATGGATCTGGTAGTTTTTTCCAAAATCTTGGTGACAAAACTATTTATGATAACTTCGACCTTGAAGTAGATTTAAAATTTTAA
- a CDS encoding phosphoribosylanthranilate isomerase, which translates to MKIKVCGMMVSENIEAVAALQPDYLGFIFYPSSPRNFEKEIPLIASEIKKTGVFVDASVDFVVEKVNKYKFKAVQLHGEESPAYCASIRYALPETEIIKVFSVRDEFEFDILKNYEASVDFFLFDTKGKNKGGNGYAFDWEILQNYPSKTPFFLSGGIGPEDLFKIKNFQQHLEKSGKADLLYAVDLNSKFETEPGYKDVEQLNEFRKILKGTKP; encoded by the coding sequence ATGAAGATAAAGGTCTGCGGAATGATGGTTTCAGAAAATATCGAAGCAGTAGCCGCTTTACAGCCGGACTACCTGGGCTTTATTTTCTATCCCTCATCTCCCAGGAATTTTGAAAAGGAGATCCCGTTGATCGCTTCAGAAATAAAAAAGACAGGGGTCTTTGTAGATGCCTCTGTAGATTTTGTAGTTGAAAAGGTAAATAAATATAAATTTAAGGCGGTACAACTTCACGGGGAAGAATCTCCCGCTTATTGCGCCAGTATTCGATATGCACTACCGGAAACCGAAATTATTAAAGTTTTTTCGGTTCGGGATGAGTTTGAATTTGACATACTCAAGAATTATGAGGCATCAGTAGATTTTTTTCTATTCGACACGAAGGGGAAAAATAAGGGTGGAAATGGATATGCCTTTGACTGGGAGATCCTTCAAAATTATCCTTCTAAAACACCTTTTTTTCTTAGTGGAGGAATTGGACCGGAAGATTTGTTCAAGATCAAAAATTTCCAACAACATCTGGAAAAATCTGGTAAAGCTGATCTTCTCTACGCGGTGGACCTGAACAGCAAATTTGAAACAGAGCCAGGATATAAAGATGTTGAGCAGTTAAATGAATTTAGAAAAATATTGAAAGGAACGAAACCTTAG
- the trpC gene encoding indole-3-glycerol phosphate synthase TrpC, whose protein sequence is MNILDKIIADKRKEVDIKKRLISSREFEKYPLFSSGTVSLASALRNSNSGIIAEHKRRSPSKDVIHQGHNVQDVANGYENAGVCGMSVLTDAKYFGGSLDDLVLARAAVKMPLLRKEFIVDEYQIIEAKAHGADVILLIAAVLSRKEIKSFSQLAKSLKLDVLLEVHNNEELDKSLMPSLDMLGVNNRNLKTFEVSTNVSKTLSENIPADFVKVSESGISSVETIKDLQQYGYSGFLIGENFMKTEDPGKSAVEFINHLK, encoded by the coding sequence ATGAACATTTTAGACAAAATTATTGCCGATAAAAGGAAAGAAGTTGATATTAAGAAGCGGCTTATTTCTTCCAGAGAATTTGAAAAATATCCACTCTTCAGCTCTGGAACGGTTTCCCTTGCTTCCGCCTTACGAAATAGTAATTCAGGAATAATTGCTGAACATAAAAGAAGATCCCCTTCCAAAGATGTTATTCACCAGGGGCACAATGTTCAGGATGTAGCGAATGGTTATGAAAATGCTGGAGTTTGCGGCATGTCTGTTTTAACAGATGCTAAATATTTTGGGGGTTCCCTGGATGATTTGGTTTTGGCCAGGGCGGCAGTTAAAATGCCACTTCTTAGAAAAGAATTTATTGTTGACGAATATCAAATAATAGAAGCCAAAGCCCATGGAGCTGATGTTATTTTGTTGATTGCAGCGGTTCTCTCGAGAAAGGAAATCAAAAGTTTTTCTCAATTGGCCAAAAGCCTGAAGCTGGATGTACTTTTGGAAGTTCATAACAATGAAGAACTGGACAAATCGCTGATGCCCAGTCTCGATATGTTGGGCGTGAACAATCGAAATTTAAAGACTTTTGAAGTGAGTACGAATGTGAGTAAAACACTTTCTGAAAACATTCCTGCCGACTTTGTAAAGGTTTCAGAAAGCGGGATAAGTAGTGTAGAAACGATAAAAGATCTTCAGCAATACGGATATAGCGGATTTTTGATTGGAGAAAACTTTATGAAAACTGAAGATCCGGGGAAAAGTGCGGTCGAATTTATAAATCACCTCAAATAA
- a CDS encoding OmpH family outer membrane protein: MKRYILLFAVLLSGFFCQAQSKVGTIDAEYILAQMPEIATVDEGLKTYNTELQEELQKTIQKYEKMVADYQATTESSTQEEKTSKENEIIGLENEIKNFRQKASVLLQMKRNELTKPLYAKIDEAMRQVIIEQKYTQVINSSANALAYADPAYDITEAVISKLGITVKQ, encoded by the coding sequence ATGAAGAGATACATTTTATTATTTGCGGTCCTGCTTTCAGGATTTTTTTGCCAGGCACAATCCAAGGTGGGGACTATAGATGCCGAATACATTTTAGCTCAAATGCCTGAAATCGCTACTGTTGACGAAGGTCTAAAGACTTACAACACCGAGCTGCAGGAAGAATTACAAAAAACTATTCAGAAATATGAAAAAATGGTAGCCGATTACCAGGCTACTACAGAGAGCAGTACCCAGGAAGAAAAAACATCCAAGGAGAATGAAATTATAGGTCTTGAAAATGAGATAAAAAATTTCCGACAAAAAGCCAGTGTCTTACTTCAAATGAAGAGAAACGAATTAACCAAACCTCTTTACGCCAAAATAGATGAAGCAATGAGGCAGGTAATTATCGAACAAAAATATACCCAGGTTATCAATTCAAGTGCGAATGCTCTTGCGTATGCCGATCCTGCTTATGATATTACAGAGGCAGTCATATCAAAATTAGGTATTACCGTTAAACAATAG